Proteins encoded by one window of Sciurus carolinensis chromosome 12, mSciCar1.2, whole genome shotgun sequence:
- the Myog gene encoding myogenin isoform X1, with the protein MAPSSWREGLQELGGQRQEQVFSDPMELYETSPYFYQEPRFYDGENYLPVHLQGFEPPGYERTELSLSPEARGPLEDKGLGTPEHCPGQCLPWACKVCKRKSVSVDRRRAATLREKRRLKKVNEAFEALKRSTLLNPNQRLPKVEILRSAIQYIERLQALLSSLNQEERDLRYRGGGGPQPQFCLLGQGRDTSKDGCALTLGLGPDLQVPSECSSHSASCSPEWGSALEFGPNTGDHLLAADPTDAHNLHSLTSIVDSITVEDVSVAFPDETMPN; encoded by the exons ATGGCACCCAGCAGTTGGCGTGAGGGGCTGCAGGAGCTTGGGGGCCAGAGGCAGGAACAAGTCTTTTCCGACCCTATGGAGCTCTATGAGACATCCCCCTACTTCTACCAGGAGCCCCGCTTCTATGACGGGGAAAACTACCTGCCTGTCCACCTCCAGGGCTTCGAGCCACCGGGCTACGAGCGGACTGAGCTCAGCCTGAGCCCCGAGGCCCGGGGGCCCCTGGAAGACAAGGGGCTGGGGACCCCCGAGCACTGTCCTGGCCAGTGCCTGCCCTGGGCGTGTAAGGTGTGTAAGAGGAAGTCGGTGTCAGTGGACCGGCGGCGGGCAGCCACTTTGAGGGAGAAGCGCAGGCTCAAGAAGGTGAATGAGGCCTTCGAGGCCCTGAAGAGGAGCACCCTGCTCAACCCCAACCAGCGGCTGCCCAAGGTGGAGATCCTGCGCAGCGCCATCCAGTATATCGAGCGCTTGCAGGCCCTGCTCAGCTCGCTCAACCAGGAGGAGCGCGACCTGCGATACAGAGGCGGGGGCGGGCCTCAGCCCCAG TTCTGCCTATTGGGACAAGGCAGAGACACATCCAAGGATGGCTGCGCCCTGACCTTGGGCCTTGGCCCTGACTTGCAGGTGCCCAGTGAATGCAGCTCCCACAGCGCCTCCTGCAGTCCAGAATGGGGCAGTGCACTGGAGTTCGGCCCCAACACAGGTG ATCATCTCCTTGCGGCTGACCCTACAGATGCCCACAACCTGCACTCCCTCACCTCCATTGTGGACAGCATCACAGTGGAGGATGTGTCTGTGGCCTTCCCAGATGAAACCATGCCCAACTGA
- the Myog gene encoding myogenin isoform X2, giving the protein MAPSSWREGLQELGGQRQEQVFSDPMELYETSPYFYQEPRFYDGENYLPVHLQGFEPPGYERTELSLSPEARGPLEDKGLGTPEHCPGQCLPWACKVCKRKSVSVDRRRAATLREKRRLKKVNEAFEALKRSTLLNPNQRLPKVEILRSAIQYIERLQALLSSLNQEERDLRYRGGGGPQPQVPSECSSHSASCSPEWGSALEFGPNTGDHLLAADPTDAHNLHSLTSIVDSITVEDVSVAFPDETMPN; this is encoded by the exons ATGGCACCCAGCAGTTGGCGTGAGGGGCTGCAGGAGCTTGGGGGCCAGAGGCAGGAACAAGTCTTTTCCGACCCTATGGAGCTCTATGAGACATCCCCCTACTTCTACCAGGAGCCCCGCTTCTATGACGGGGAAAACTACCTGCCTGTCCACCTCCAGGGCTTCGAGCCACCGGGCTACGAGCGGACTGAGCTCAGCCTGAGCCCCGAGGCCCGGGGGCCCCTGGAAGACAAGGGGCTGGGGACCCCCGAGCACTGTCCTGGCCAGTGCCTGCCCTGGGCGTGTAAGGTGTGTAAGAGGAAGTCGGTGTCAGTGGACCGGCGGCGGGCAGCCACTTTGAGGGAGAAGCGCAGGCTCAAGAAGGTGAATGAGGCCTTCGAGGCCCTGAAGAGGAGCACCCTGCTCAACCCCAACCAGCGGCTGCCCAAGGTGGAGATCCTGCGCAGCGCCATCCAGTATATCGAGCGCTTGCAGGCCCTGCTCAGCTCGCTCAACCAGGAGGAGCGCGACCTGCGATACAGAGGCGGGGGCGGGCCTCAGCCCCAG GTGCCCAGTGAATGCAGCTCCCACAGCGCCTCCTGCAGTCCAGAATGGGGCAGTGCACTGGAGTTCGGCCCCAACACAGGTG ATCATCTCCTTGCGGCTGACCCTACAGATGCCCACAACCTGCACTCCCTCACCTCCATTGTGGACAGCATCACAGTGGAGGATGTGTCTGTGGCCTTCCCAGATGAAACCATGCCCAACTGA